The window CCCCGACGGCAGCCAGTCGCCCCGACCCCTCGCTGACGGGGGGACAGGCCGCGACTGCGCGGGACTCCGTCCGGGCCTGGGGGTCGTCACGACTAAGCCGCCCGCGTCCAACGGCCGCACATGGTCTTCGAGTGGGTGCCGTCGTGGGTCCCGCTGCGAGCCCTCGCCGTGGTCGCCGCCGTGGGACTCTCCGCCGTCGCCGCCCTCTGGCTGGGCCGGCGGGGCCGACATCCGACCGACCGGCTCCGCGCTCGTTTCCTCTTCGGGGTGCCCTGGGGGACGGCGCTCACGGTCGCGCTGATCGTCGCCGTGTACCTCTTCGTCCAGGGAGGGCTCGAACACCCGCGCAGCCCCGTGGTCGTCGCCTTCCGGTCGTGGTCGTACTTCTACCCGCTGGGGATGGTCGCCGCGGCGTTCACCCACGGGAGCCTGCCGCACCTGACGGGCAACGCCGTGGGCACGGTCGTGTTCGGGACCGTCGTCGAGTACGCCGTGGGGCACTACCCGCGCGACCGCGGCGCGTCGACGTTCGGATCGCTGCGGACCAACCCGTACGCCCGGGCGCTCGCCCTGCCGGTCGCCGCCGTCGCGGTCGGCCTCTTCACGTCCCTGTTCGCGCTCGGCCCCGTCGTCGGCTTCTCCGGCGTCGTGTTCGCGCTGGCGGGCTTCGCGCTCGTCGTCCGGCCGGTCGCGGCCGCCCTGGCCATCCTGGCCAACCGCGTCGTCGGGCTCGTCGTCACGGCGCTGCGCAACCCCGAGGTGACCGCGTCCGCCCGCCCGCGCGTGATCACGCCCTGGTGGGCCGACGTCGCCATCCAGGGCCACGCCATCGGCGTCCTGACCGGCGTCCTGCTGGCCGTGGCCGTCGTCCATCGCAGGGACGAGTGGCCCGACCCCGCTCGCCTCTGGTTCGGCCTGCTCGCGTTCGCGACGCTCCAGGGGCTCTGGGCGCTGTACGTCCCACAGAGCGGCAGTCGCTACGTCATGTTCCGGTGGCTCGGCACGGCGCTCGTGTTCGTCCTCGCGGCCGTCGCGGCCCTGGCCGCGGCACAGGAGCGCTTCCCCGTCGACTGGGAGCAGTCGTCGTTCGACGCGGCCGCCGGCGCGCTGGCCCGTCTCGGCGCGCTGGCCGTCCTCTCCGCGCTGCTGCTCGGCCTCTCCGCCGCGGCCGTCCCGTACAACGTCGCCGACGTCGGAACGGAGTCGGCACCCGGCCAGTCCGTCGAGGTCCGGGACTACTCGGTCGGGTACGCGGAGGACGTCCCCCACGAGTACGTCAACGCCGTCTCGGTCCCCTACTTCGACGACCCCGCGTCCGTCAACGCCAGCGGGGTGATCGTCACGAGCGACGAGCGGAACGTCTGGTACCCGCTGGTCCTGAAGCAGGGACTGGCCAATCGCGGCCGGGCGCGGGTCCTGCTCGGCGGCGTCGGCTGGCGACGGCCCGTCTTCGCCGACCGCACCGGCTGGCGGCCGACCGGCAACGACAGCGTCTACAGGGTCCACCTCCGGCCGGCCGGCGGCGAGCGCACGCTCGCCTACGAGTCCGCGCCCCGACGGGCGAGTCCGGTGATCGACGGGCGCAACGTGACCGTCCGACCGACGGACGAGGGGTTCGCGCTCGTCGTCACCAGGCAGGGCGAGCGCCTCGGCAGTCTCCCCGTCCCCGAGGACGGCGCCCGCGTCACCGAGGCCGGCCTCACGTTCGCGCGCAACGGGACCGACGTGACCGCCAGCCGCGGTGGGACGCGGGTCACCGTCGCGACGCGGGAGACGTACAACTAGCGAGCGTGCCGTCGGCGGCCGCCCTCAGCGGTCCCACTCGATCCGGAACACCTCGGCCGAGATGGTCCGGGACTCGTCGCTGTGGTGGTCGAACTGGCGAGGCAGTTCGAACTCCGCGGCGTAGGAGTCGGTGACTTCGCCGCCCTCGTCGTCGGCGAACGACTCGACGAACTCGCGGCTGCCGGCGTTGTGGATCGAATAGGAGACGCCAGCGAGGTCGGCCGTCGTCGCCAGGAACGCCCGGTCGGCGTGCTCGTTGCCCGACTGCGCGCCGAAGGGCGGGTTCATCACCACGGTCGTCTCCCCGGGGTCGGTCGACAGCGGCGCCCGCTCGGCGTCGCCCCTGACCCACGAGACGGACGTCGAGGAGGCGACCTTGCGCTCGTTGTCCCGCGCCGTCCGCAGCGGGTCCGGGTCGAGGTCGAGGCCGACCACGCGCTCGGGCCCGCGCAGGGCCGCACCGAGCGCGAGCATACCCGTCCCGCAGCCCAGGTCGACCACCGTCCGGCCCTCCAGGTCGCCCCGCAGGTCCGCCAGGTGGATCAGGTGGGCCGCCAGCTCCGGCGGCGTCCGGTACTGTTCCAGCGGCGCCTTCGGGTCGTCGAACCCCGCGACGACGCC of the Halomicrobium salinisoli genome contains:
- a CDS encoding rhomboid family intramembrane serine protease; protein product: MVFEWVPSWVPLRALAVVAAVGLSAVAALWLGRRGRHPTDRLRARFLFGVPWGTALTVALIVAVYLFVQGGLEHPRSPVVVAFRSWSYFYPLGMVAAAFTHGSLPHLTGNAVGTVVFGTVVEYAVGHYPRDRGASTFGSLRTNPYARALALPVAAVAVGLFTSLFALGPVVGFSGVVFALAGFALVVRPVAAALAILANRVVGLVVTALRNPEVTASARPRVITPWWADVAIQGHAIGVLTGVLLAVAVVHRRDEWPDPARLWFGLLAFATLQGLWALYVPQSGSRYVMFRWLGTALVFVLAAVAALAAAQERFPVDWEQSSFDAAAGALARLGALAVLSALLLGLSAAAVPYNVADVGTESAPGQSVEVRDYSVGYAEDVPHEYVNAVSVPYFDDPASVNASGVIVTSDERNVWYPLVLKQGLANRGRARVLLGGVGWRRPVFADRTGWRPTGNDSVYRVHLRPAGGERTLAYESAPRRASPVIDGRNVTVRPTDEGFALVVTRQGERLGSLPVPEDGARVTEAGLTFARNGTDVTASRGGTRVTVATRETYN
- a CDS encoding METTL5 family protein, producing the protein MATKRALAQQLGVVAGFDDPKAPLEQYRTPPELAAHLIHLADLRGDLEGRTVVDLGCGTGMLALGAALRGPERVVGLDLDPDPLRTARDNERKVASSTSVSWVRGDAERAPLSTDPGETTVVMNPPFGAQSGNEHADRAFLATTADLAGVSYSIHNAGSREFVESFADDEGGEVTDSYAAEFELPRQFDHHSDESRTISAEVFRIEWDR